The Phacochoerus africanus isolate WHEZ1 chromosome 3, ROS_Pafr_v1, whole genome shotgun sequence genome window below encodes:
- the WFDC8 gene encoding WAP four-disulfide core domain protein 8, whose translation MVVQADSQDPCNCQHPPPRSSTCSWRNGALLLLLFLSLEQTSASLYRRVKEKPGKCPQERLTCDAKVPDLCQTDYNCQKHMKCCSFACGKKCMDPYAEPCMLPVNRGKCKNKTTHWYFHSKHRICKTFIYQGCLGNANNFSKKEDCMKACSSTVKAGQCPLFPFKDRMRCSTSCRGDFDCPSKEKCCESTCGFDCAMAWTVKAGFCPNKPPTCSRIEKPMCLQDADCPSTAKCCSRCGLKCLDSLK comes from the exons ATGGTAGTGCAGGCCGACAGCCAGGATCCCTGCAACTGCCA GCACCCTCCTCCACGCAGCTCCACCTGCTCCTGGAGGAATGGCgccctcctgctgcttctcttcctctctttggaGCAGACATCTGCATCGCTATACCGCAGAGTCAAAG AGAAACCAGGGAAGTGCCCCCAAGAAAGGCTCACCTGTGATGCTAAAGTCCCAGACTTGTGCCAAACAGATTACAACTGCCAGAAGCACATGAAGTGCTGCTCCTTCGCCTGTGGGAAGAAGTGCATGGATCCATATGCAG AACCCTGCATGCTACCCGTAAACCGTGGAAAGTGTAAGAATAAAACCACGCACTGGTATTTTCATAGTAAACATCGTATATGCAAAACTTTTATCTATCAAGGCTGCCTTGGGAATGCCAACAACTTCTCCAAGAAGGAGGACTGCATGAAGGCTTGCTCATCCACGG TCAAGGCTGGACAGTGCCCACTCTTCCCTTTCAAGGACCGTATGAGGTGTTCAACTTCATGTAGGGGTGACTTCGATTgcccctcaaaagaaaaatgctgtgaATCCACGTGTGGCTTTGATTGTGCCATGGCCTGGACAG TCAAAGCAGGTTTCTGCCCAAACAAGCCACCGACATGTTCCAGGATTGAAAAACCCATGTGCCTGCAGGATGCTGACTGCCCATCCACAGCGAAGTGCTGTTCGCGCTGTGGACTGAAGTGCCTGGATTCCCTGAAATGA
- the LOC125122044 gene encoding eppin-like isoform X2: MESTGLLSILVLSILLVNVQGPGLTDRFFPKRCPRVQENCEFKERDQCSKDRKCQIGEKCCVFSCGRKCLKLHQDICSMPKEPGPCLASFHRWWYDKTNNTCSSFIYGGCKGNHNNFQSQDMCQRFCRKKR, from the exons ATGGAGTCTACTGGACTTTTGAGCATCCTGGTGCTATCCATCCTTCTAGTGAATGTCCAGGGACCTGGTCTGACTGACAGGTTCTTTCCCA AGAGATGCCCCAGAGTCCAAGAGAATTGTGAATTCAAGGAAAGGGACCAATGTTCGAAGGACAGAAAATGCCAGATCGGCGAGAAGTGTTGTGTCTTCAGCTGTGGACGGAAATGTTTAAAACTCCATCAAG ACATATGCAGCATGCCCAAAGAACCTGGCCCCTGCCTTGCCTCTTTCCATCGTTGGTGGTATGATAAGACAAATAATACCTGCTCCAGCTTCATCTATGGTGGCTGCAAAGGGAACCATAACAACTTCCAATCCCAAGACATGTGCCAGAGGTTCTGCCGCAAAAAAAGGTGA
- the LOC125122044 gene encoding eppin-like isoform X1: MESTGLLSILVLSILLVNVQGPGLTDRFFPKRCPRVQENCEFKERDQCSKDRKCQIGEKCCVFSCGRKCLKLHQVPLQTYAACPKNLAPALPLSIVGGMIRQIIPAPASSMVAAKGTITTSNPKTCARGSAAKKGESQGPQSPVLARVMLWGGGLGVPWSLLGWLHP; the protein is encoded by the exons ATGGAGTCTACTGGACTTTTGAGCATCCTGGTGCTATCCATCCTTCTAGTGAATGTCCAGGGACCTGGTCTGACTGACAGGTTCTTTCCCA AGAGATGCCCCAGAGTCCAAGAGAATTGTGAATTCAAGGAAAGGGACCAATGTTCGAAGGACAGAAAATGCCAGATCGGCGAGAAGTGTTGTGTCTTCAGCTGTGGACGGAAATGTTTAAAACTCCATCA GGTCCCCCTGCAGACATATGCAGCATGCCCAAAGAACCTGGCCCCTGCCTTGCCTCTTTCCATCGTTGGTGGTATGATAAGACAAATAATACCTGCTCCAGCTTCATCTATGGTGGCTGCAAAGGGAACCATAACAACTTCCAATCCCAAGACATGTGCCAGAGGTTCTGCCGCAAAAAAAGGTGAGTCCCAGGGGCCCCAGTCTCCTGTCCTCGCCAGGGTTATGCTGTGGGGGGGTGGCCTTGGTGTCCCTTGGTCCCTTCTGGGATGGTTACATCCTTGA